From a single Lacerta agilis isolate rLacAgi1 chromosome 3, rLacAgi1.pri, whole genome shotgun sequence genomic region:
- the LOC117044799 gene encoding 40S ribosomal protein S13-like, with protein MGRMHAPGKGLSQSALPYRRSVPTWLKLTSDDVKEQIYKLAKKGLTPSQIGVILRDSHGVAQVRFVTGYKILRILKSKGLAPDLPEDLYHLIKKAVAVRKHLERNRKDKEAKFRLILIESRIHRLACYYKTKRVLPPNWKYESSTASALVA; from the coding sequence atgGGTCGCATGCACGCTCCTGGGAAGGGCCTCTCCCAGTCTGCCTTGCCCTATAGGCGAAGTGTGCCCACATGGCTCAAACTTACTTCTGATGATGTCAAAGAGCAGATCTACAAGCTGGCGAAGAAGGGCCTAACTCCCTCACAAATTGGTGTGATCCTCAGGGACTCCCATGGTGTTGCCCAAGTTCGTTTTGTGACAGGCTACAAAATTCTAAGGATTCTTAAATCCAAAGGACTTGCCCCTGATCTTCCAGAAGACCTTTACCACTTGATCAAGAAGGCTGTGGCTGTCCGTAAGCATCTTGAGAGGAACCGGAAGGATAAAGAGGCCAAATTCCGTCTCATTTTGATTGAGAGCAGAATTCATAGGCTTGCTTGTTATTACAAGACCAAGAGAGTACTCCCACCTAATTGGAAGTATGAATCATCCACAGCTTCTGCTCTGGTTGCGTAA